One segment of Variovorax paradoxus DNA contains the following:
- a CDS encoding sensor histidine kinase, whose amino-acid sequence MPPLSTDPPATSGPQPPPRRRFRTAAAWAAAMAFALLLIGLAAQWAATREANFQADSIRRAMEVHVLGLRDSAGKYSYLPFTAGVHPAVRAALAHPGDAAVKQRANLYIEEVNRQAGSDALYVSDLQGLTLAASNWATLQSFVGESYANRPYFIDARAGRGGMFYGVGQTTGEPGLFISAPIRDDEGAVRGAVLGVVTVKVSLRQLQEAWTFSRDPILLADARGVVFLSSVPEWLYATRRPLAPAELERVRHDQQYGARADFRTLPWKVEREQAQGLPGYLLRTSLGGQQRRFLAVDEPLPDLGWTLTVMADHAEVTRARERTWMLGLLLAGVLLLGGLYWQLRERRFAEQRDARRDLELRVRERTHALDEAHAFRKAMEDSLLVGMRARDRQGRITYVNPAFCDMTGYGAGELLGKLPPYPYWHPDDVPRHWHHYDAMMSGQPARSGFESRLRHRDGREVITMVYTAPLIDADGAHSGWMSSVVDITEQKRAELRQRQNDEQLQHAQRLASLGEMASTLAHELNQPLMALSNYASAAKAFAEQGNRQLLVDSLDETMAQAQRSAEIVRRIRGFVRQRTVGTEDCAVSALVTNALALLQGEMRQRQARAEVRVPAALPPVRGDRVLLEQVLLNLVSNSLQAMQATPVEQRVVEIEAELLAGRMQIRVADRGPGIDDALAEQVFAPFFTTKAGGLGLGLNICRTIVEAHRGRLGFASRAGGGTVFTLELEISPP is encoded by the coding sequence GCGCAGTGGGCCGCGACACGCGAGGCCAACTTCCAGGCCGACTCCATCCGCCGCGCCATGGAAGTGCACGTGCTCGGCCTGCGCGATTCGGCCGGCAAGTACAGCTACCTGCCGTTCACCGCGGGCGTGCACCCCGCGGTGCGCGCTGCGCTGGCGCATCCCGGCGACGCCGCCGTGAAGCAGCGCGCCAACCTCTACATCGAGGAGGTCAACCGCCAGGCGGGTTCCGACGCGCTGTACGTGAGCGACCTGCAGGGCCTGACGCTGGCGGCCAGCAACTGGGCCACGCTGCAGAGCTTCGTGGGCGAGTCGTATGCCAACCGGCCCTATTTCATCGATGCGCGCGCGGGCCGCGGCGGCATGTTCTACGGCGTGGGCCAGACCACGGGCGAGCCGGGGCTGTTCATCTCGGCGCCGATCCGCGACGATGAAGGCGCGGTACGTGGCGCGGTGCTGGGCGTGGTGACGGTCAAGGTCAGCCTGCGCCAGCTGCAGGAGGCCTGGACCTTCTCGCGCGATCCGATCCTGCTGGCCGACGCACGCGGCGTGGTGTTCCTGAGTTCCGTGCCGGAGTGGCTCTATGCCACACGGCGCCCGCTCGCGCCTGCCGAACTGGAGCGCGTGCGGCACGACCAGCAGTACGGCGCGCGTGCCGACTTCAGGACCCTGCCGTGGAAGGTGGAACGCGAGCAGGCGCAGGGCCTGCCCGGCTACCTGCTGCGCACCAGCCTCGGCGGCCAGCAGCGCCGCTTCCTCGCGGTCGACGAGCCCCTGCCCGACCTGGGCTGGACGCTCACCGTGATGGCCGACCATGCGGAAGTGACCCGCGCGCGCGAGCGCACCTGGATGCTCGGCCTGCTGCTGGCCGGCGTGCTGCTACTCGGCGGCCTCTACTGGCAGCTGCGCGAGCGGCGCTTCGCGGAGCAGCGAGACGCTCGGCGCGACCTCGAGCTGCGCGTGCGCGAACGCACCCACGCGCTCGACGAGGCCCACGCCTTCCGCAAGGCCATGGAAGATTCGCTGCTGGTGGGCATGCGCGCACGCGACCGACAGGGGCGCATCACCTACGTCAACCCGGCCTTCTGCGACATGACCGGCTACGGCGCCGGCGAACTGCTCGGCAAGCTGCCGCCCTACCCTTACTGGCACCCCGACGACGTGCCGCGCCACTGGCACCACTACGACGCCATGATGAGCGGGCAGCCGGCGCGCTCGGGCTTCGAGTCGCGCCTGCGGCACCGCGACGGCCGCGAGGTGATCACCATGGTCTACACCGCGCCGCTGATCGATGCCGACGGCGCGCACAGCGGCTGGATGAGCTCGGTGGTCGACATCACCGAGCAGAAGCGCGCCGAGCTGCGCCAGCGCCAGAACGACGAGCAGCTGCAGCACGCGCAGCGCCTGGCCAGCCTCGGCGAGATGGCGTCCACGCTGGCCCACGAACTCAACCAGCCGCTGATGGCGCTCAGCAACTACGCCAGCGCGGCCAAGGCCTTCGCAGAGCAGGGCAACCGGCAGTTGCTGGTCGACAGCCTCGACGAAACCATGGCGCAGGCCCAGCGCAGCGCCGAGATCGTGCGGCGCATCCGCGGCTTCGTGCGGCAGCGCACCGTGGGCACCGAGGACTGCGCGGTGTCGGCGCTGGTGACCAACGCGCTGGCGCTGCTGCAGGGCGAGATGCGCCAGCGGCAGGCGCGCGCCGAAGTGCGCGTGCCCGCCGCGCTCCCGCCGGTGCGCGGCGACCGCGTGCTGCTCGAGCAGGTGCTGCTGAACCTCGTGTCGAACAGCCTGCAGGCCATGCAGGCCACGCCGGTGGAGCAGCGCGTGGTCGAGATCGAGGCCGAACTGCTCGCCGGGCGCATGCAGATCCGCGTGGCCGACCGCGGGCCGGGCATCGACGACGCACTGGCCGAACAGGTGTTCGCGCCCTTCTTCACCACCAAGGCAGGCGGGCTCGGACTGGGCCTGAACATCTGCCGCACCATCGTCGAAGCGCACCGGGGCCGGCTCGGGTTTGCCAGCCGCGCCGGCGGTGGCACAGTTTTCACCCTCGAGCTCGAAATCTCCCCGCCATGA
- a CDS encoding response regulator transcription factor: protein MNAPANNLCVVDDDEAVRRSLGLLLLSRGYAVQTFASGEAFLAGADLQRAGCAILDLRMEGASGLQVFDALRAQDSPLVVIFLSGHGDIPMAVEAVQNGAFGWLEKPCNDERLLDTIARALERAGEIAVRRQARQAAQALWDKLTPREMQVARLVAEGKPNKQIAQELAPLEQRTVETHRAHVFAKLGLANSHQLDRFLREHAL, encoded by the coding sequence ATGAACGCTCCCGCCAACAACCTGTGCGTCGTGGACGACGACGAGGCCGTGCGCCGCTCGCTCGGCCTCCTGCTTCTGTCGCGCGGCTACGCGGTGCAGACCTTCGCCTCGGGCGAGGCCTTCCTGGCCGGCGCCGACCTGCAGCGCGCAGGCTGCGCGATCCTCGACCTGCGCATGGAAGGCGCGAGCGGCCTGCAGGTGTTCGACGCGCTGCGCGCGCAGGACAGCCCGCTGGTCGTCATCTTCCTCTCCGGCCACGGCGACATACCGATGGCCGTGGAGGCGGTGCAGAACGGCGCCTTCGGCTGGCTCGAGAAGCCCTGCAACGACGAGCGCCTGCTCGACACCATCGCGCGCGCGCTGGAGCGCGCCGGCGAGATCGCGGTGCGCCGCCAGGCCCGCCAGGCCGCGCAGGCGCTGTGGGACAAGCTCACCCCGCGCGAGATGCAGGTGGCCCGGCTGGTGGCCGAGGGAAAGCCCAACAAGCAGATCGCCCAGGAACTCGCGCCGCTGGAGCAGCGCACCGTGGAGACCCACCGGGCGCACGTGTTCGCCAAGCTGGGGCTGGCGAACAGCCATCAGCTGGACCGCTTCTTGCGAGAGCACGCGCTGTAG
- a CDS encoding MFS family transporter, with product MTTFASTAGAATAAPDTADNHTPYTFEEKRKRIFAIFAASSGNLVEWFDFYVYAFCAIYFAPAFFPKSDPTVQLLNTAGVFAAGFLMRPVGGWLFGRLADRKGRKTSMVVSVTMMCVGSLIIACLPTYAQIGAAAPALLLAARLLQGLSVGGEYGTTATYMSEVAMRGQRGFFSSFQYVTLIGGQLLAVVVVVVLQQLLDDAELKSWGWRIPFVLGAVAAVVALMLRRTLTETASNKTRAAKGAGTMRELFTHHKRAFLVVLGYTAGGSLIFYTFTTYMQKYLVNSAGMSIKTASNVMTACLFIYMCMQPVFGALSDRIGRRNNMLLFGALGALMTVPVLSNLQNVGSPLVAGVLITLALAVVSFYTSISGIVKAEMFPPEVRALGVGLSYAVGNAIFGGSAEYVALGLKSVGHESYFYWYVTGMMALAFLVSLLLPKQASYLHHDK from the coding sequence ATGACCACCTTCGCCAGCACCGCGGGCGCCGCCACGGCCGCCCCGGACACCGCCGACAACCACACGCCCTACACCTTCGAGGAGAAGCGCAAGCGCATCTTCGCGATCTTTGCCGCCTCCTCGGGCAATCTGGTGGAGTGGTTCGACTTCTACGTGTATGCGTTCTGCGCGATCTACTTCGCGCCGGCCTTCTTCCCCAAGTCGGACCCGACCGTGCAGCTGCTGAACACCGCCGGCGTGTTCGCCGCCGGCTTCCTGATGCGCCCGGTGGGCGGCTGGCTGTTCGGCCGGCTGGCCGACCGCAAGGGCCGCAAGACCTCGATGGTGGTCTCGGTCACGATGATGTGCGTGGGTTCGCTGATCATCGCGTGCCTGCCGACCTACGCGCAGATCGGCGCCGCCGCGCCCGCGCTGCTGCTGGCCGCACGCCTGCTGCAGGGCCTGTCGGTCGGCGGCGAATACGGCACCACCGCTACCTACATGAGCGAAGTGGCCATGCGCGGACAGCGCGGCTTCTTCTCGTCGTTCCAGTACGTCACGCTGATCGGCGGCCAGCTGCTGGCCGTGGTGGTCGTGGTGGTGCTGCAGCAGCTGCTCGACGACGCCGAACTCAAGAGCTGGGGCTGGCGCATTCCTTTCGTGCTGGGCGCCGTGGCGGCCGTGGTCGCGCTGATGCTGCGCCGCACGCTGACCGAGACGGCCAGCAACAAGACCCGCGCCGCCAAGGGCGCCGGCACCATGCGCGAGCTGTTCACCCACCACAAGCGCGCCTTCCTCGTGGTGCTCGGCTACACGGCCGGCGGCTCGCTGATCTTCTACACCTTCACCACGTACATGCAGAAGTACCTGGTGAACTCGGCCGGCATGTCGATCAAGACGGCCAGCAACGTGATGACGGCCTGCCTGTTCATCTACATGTGCATGCAGCCGGTGTTCGGCGCGCTGTCCGACCGCATCGGCCGCCGCAACAACATGCTGCTGTTCGGCGCGCTGGGCGCGCTGATGACGGTGCCGGTGCTGAGCAACCTGCAGAACGTGGGCAGCCCGCTGGTGGCCGGCGTGCTGATCACGCTGGCGCTCGCGGTGGTGAGCTTCTACACCTCGATCAGCGGCATCGTGAAGGCCGAGATGTTCCCGCCCGAAGTGCGCGCGCTCGGCGTGGGCCTGTCGTATGCGGTGGGCAACGCGATCTTCGGCGGCAGCGCGGAGTACGTGGCACTGGGCCTGAAGTCGGTCGGCCACGAGTCGTACTTCTACTGGT